A window of the Cynocephalus volans isolate mCynVol1 chromosome 10, mCynVol1.pri, whole genome shotgun sequence genome harbors these coding sequences:
- the LTBP4 gene encoding latent-transforming growth factor beta-binding protein 4 isoform X2, whose translation MAGGARLLWVSLLMLLAQLGPQPALGRPRERLRVRFTPAVCGLRCVHGPTGSRCTPTCAPRNATSVDSGAPGGAAPGGPGFRAYLCPLICHNGGVCVKPDRCLCPPDFAGKFCQLHSSGARPPAPAMPGLTRSVYTMPLANHRDDVHGVASMVSVHVEHPQEASVVVHQVERVSGPWEEADAEAVARAEAVARAEAAAPYTVLAQSAPREDGYSDASGFGYCFRELRGGECASPLPGLRTQEVCCRGDGLAWGVHDCQSCSEHLGNSDRVGAPDGPCPTGFERVNGSCEDVDECATGGRCQHGECANTRGGYICVCPDGFLLDSSRSSCISQHVISEAKGPCFRVLRDGGCSLPILRNITKQICCCSRVGKAWGRGCQLCPPFGSEGFREICPAGPGYHYSASDLRYNTRPLGQEPPRVSLSQPRALPATSRSPTGFLPTHRPEPRPEARPEHRPGPEFPLPSVPAWTGPEIPESGPSSGVCQRNPQVCGPGRCITRPSGYTCVCDSGFRLSPQGTRCIDVDECRRVPPPCAPGRCENTPGSFRCVCGPGFRAGPRAAECLDVDECHRVPPPCDRGRCENTPGSFLCVCPAGYQAAPHGASCQDVDECIQSPGLCGRGVCENLPGSFHCVCPAGFRGSACEEDVDECAQEPPPCGPGRCDNTAGSYHCACPAGFRSRGPGAPCQDVDECARSPTPCTYGRCENTEGSFQCVCPTGFQPNAAGSECEDVDECENHLACPGQECVNSPGSFQCRACPSGHHLHRGRCIDVDECSSGSPCGPHGHCTNTEGSFRCSCAPGYRAPSGRPGPCSDVNECLEGDFCFPHGECLNTDGSFACTCAPGYRPGPRGASCLDVDECSEEDLCQSGVCTNTDGSFECICPPGHRAGPDLTSCLDVDECRERGPALCGSQRCENSPGSYRCVRDCDPGYHAGPEGTCDDVDECQEYGPAICGAQRCENTPGSYRCTPACDPGYQPTPGGGCQDVNECETLQGVCGAALCENVEGSFLCVCPTSPEEFDPMTGRCIPPRTSAGMFPGSQPQAPASPGLPARPPPPPPPRRPSTPRQGPVGSGRRECYFDTAAPDACDNILARNVTWQECCCTVGEGWGSGCRIQQCPSTETAEYQSLCPHGRGYLVPSGDPSLRRDVDECQLFRDQVCKNGVCVNTAPGYSCYCSNGYYYYAQRLECVDNDECADEEPACEGGRCVNTVGSYHCTCEPPLVLDGSRRRCVSNESQSLDDNLGVCWQEVGADLVCSRPRLDRQATYTECCCLYGEAWGMDCALCPAQDSDDFEALCNVLRPPAYGPPRPGGFGLPYEYGPDLGSPYQGLPYGPELYPPPVLPYDPYPPPPGPFARREAPYGAPPFDMPDFEDDGGPYRESEAPAPPGLGTRWPYRSRDTRGSFPEPEESPERGGYAGALAEPYEELEAEECGILDGCAHGRCVRVPEGFTCNCFDGYRLDMTRMACVDINECDEAEAASPLCVNARCVNTDGAFRCVCRPGFAPTHQPHHCAPARPRA comes from the exons ACCTGTGTCCCTTGATCTGTCACAACGGCGGTGTGTGCGTGAAGCCTGACCGCTGCCTCTGTCCCCCGGACTTCGCTGGCAAGTTCTGCCAGTTGCACTCCTCGGGCGCCCGACCCCCGGCCCCGGCCATGCCGGGCCTCACCCGCTCCGTGTACACTATGCCACTGGCCAACCACCGGGACGACGTGCACG GCGTAGCGTCTATGGTGAGCGTCCACGTGGAGCACCCGCAGGAAGCGTCGGTGGTAGTGCACCAGGTGGAGCGTGTGTCCGGCCCTTGGGAGGAGGCGGACGCCGAGGCAGTGGCGCGGGCCGAGGCAGTGGCGCGGGCGGAGGCGGCGGCGCCCTACACGGTGTTGGCACAGAGCGCGCCGCGCGAGGACGGCTATTCGGATGCCTCGGGCTTCGGTTACTGCTTTCGGGAGCTGCGTGGAGGCGAA TGTGCGTCCCCGCTGCCCGGGCTCCGGACGCAGGAGGTCTGCTGCCGAGGGGACGGATTGGCCTGGGGCGTTCACGACTGTCAGTCGTGCTCGGAGCACCTGG GGAACTCTGACCGAGTGGGCGCCCCAGATGGACCTtgtccaacaggcttcgaaaggGTTAATGGATCCTGCgaag ATGTGGATGAGTGCGCGACAGGCGGGCGGTGCCAGCACGGGGAGTGTGCGAACACGCGTGGCGGGTACATCTGTGTGTGCCCGGACGGCTTCCTCCTCGACTCATCCCGCAGCAGCTGCATCT cacAGCACGTGATCTCGGAGGCGAAGGGGCCCTGCTTCCGCGTGCTCCGCGACGGTGGCTGTTCGCTGCCCATCCTGCGCAACATCACTAAACAGATCTGCTGCTGTAGCCGCGTGGGCAAGGCCTGGGGCCGGGGCTGCCAGCTCTGCCCGCCCTTCGGCTCAG AGGGTTTTCGGGAGATCTGCCCCGCTGGCCCTGGCTACCACTACTCAGCCTCTGACCTTCGCTACAACACCAGACCCCTGGGCCAGGAGCCACCCCGAGTATCCCTCAGCCAGCCACGAGCCCTGCCAGCCACCTCTCGGTCACCCACAG GCTTTCTGCCAACCCATCGCCCAGAGCCCAGGCCTGAGGCCCGACCTGAGCACCGGCCTGGCCCTGAGTTTCCCTTGCCCAGCGTCCCTGCTTGGACTGGTCCTGAGATTCCTGAATCAG GTCCTTCCTCGGGCGTGTGTCAGCGCAATCCCCAGGTCTGCGGTCCAGGACGCTGCATAACCCGCCCCAGTGGCTACACCTGCGTGTGCGACTCCGGTTTCCGGCTCAGCCCCCAGGGCACCCGCTGCATTG ACGTGGACGAATGTCGCCGCGTGCCCCCGCCCTGTGCTCCCGGGCGCTGCGAGAATACACCAGGGAGCTTCCGCTGCGTGTGCGGCCCCGGCTTCCGAGCCGGCCCGCGGGCTGCGGAGTGCCTGG ACGTGGACGAATGCCACCGCGTGCCGCCACCGTGTGACCGCGGGCGCTGCGAGAACACACCAGGCAGCTTCCTGTGCGTGTGCCCCGCCGGGTACCAGGCTGCGCCGCACGGAGCCAGCTGCCAGG ATGTGGACGAGTGCATCCAGAGCCCCGGCCTCTGCGGCCGAGGGGTCTGCGAGAACCTGCCCGGCTCTTTCCACTGTGTTTGCCCGGCTGGCTTCCGGGGCTCGGCGTGTGAAGAGGATGTGGATGAGTGTGCCCAGGAGCCACCACCCTGCGGGCCAGGTCGCTGTGACAACACGGCTGGTTCCTATCACTGTGCCTGCCCTGCTGGCTTCCGCTCCCGAGGGCCGGGGGCCCCCTGCCAAG ATGTGGACGAGTGTGCCCGTAGCCCCACACCCTGCACATATGGCCGATGTGAGAACACGGAAGGCAGCTTCCAATGTGTCTGCCCAACGGGCTTCCAACCCAATGCTGCTGGCTCCGAGTGCGAGG acGTGGATGAGTGTGAGAACCACCTGGCGTGTCCTGGGCAGGAGTGTGTGAACTCACCTGGCTCCTtccagtgcagggcctgtcctTCTGGCCACCACCTGCACCGTGGCAGATGCATTG ATGTGGACGAATGCAGTTCGGGCTCCCCCTGCGGTCCCCATGGCCACTGCACTAACACCGAAGGCTCCTTCCGCTGCAGCTGCGCGCCGGGCTACCGGGCGCCGTCCGGTCGGCCCGGTCCCTGCTCAG ACGTCAACGAGTGCTTGGAGGGCGACTTTTGCTTCCCCCACGGAGAATGCCTCAACACCGACGGCTCCTTTGCCTGTACCTGTGCCCCCGGCTACCGGCCCGGACCCCGCGGAGCCTCTTGCCTCG ACGTGGACGAGTGCAGCGAGGAGGACCTTTGCCAGAGCGGCGTCTGTACCAACACCGACGGCTCTTTCGAGTGTATCTGTCCCCCGGGGCACCGCGCCGGCCCAGACCTCACCTCCTGCCTCG ACGTGGACGAATGTCGCGAGCGGGGCCCTGCCCTGTGCGGGTCTCAGCGCTGTGAAAACTCCCCCGGCTCCTACCGCTGTGTCCGGGACTGCGATCCTGGCTACCACGCGGGCCCCGAGGGCACCTGTGACG ATGTGGACGAATGCCAAGAATACGGCCCTGCGATTTGTGGAGCCCAGCGCTGTGAGAACACCCCTGGCTCCTACCGCTGCACGCCAGCCTGTGACCCTGGCTATCAGCCTACACCAGGGGGTGGATGCCAGG ATGTGAATGAGTGTGAAACACTACAGGGTGTGTGTGGAGCTGCCCTGTGTGAAAATGTTGAAGGCTCCTTCCTCTGTGTCTGCCCCACTAGCCCTGAGGAATTTGACCCCATGACTGGACGCTGTATTCCTCCACGGACTTCTGCTG GTATGTTCCCAGGCTCACAGCCCCAGGCACCTGCCAGCCCTGGTCTGCCAGCCAGGccacctccaccacccccaccccgccgGCCCAGCACACCTAGGCAGGGCCCTGTGGGCAGTGGGCGCCGGGAGTGCTATTTTGACACAGCAGCCCCGGATGCATGTGACAACATCCTGGCACGGAATGTGACATGGCAGGAATGCTGCTGTACTGTGGGTGAGGGCTGGGGCAGTGGCTGCCGCATCCAGCAGTGCCCAAGCACTGAGACAG CCGAGTACCAGTCATTGTGCCCTCATGGCCGGGGCTACCTGGTGCCCAGTGGAGACCCGAGCCTCCGGAGAG ATGTGGACGAATGCCAGCTGTTCCGAGACCAGGTGTGCAAGAACGGTGTGTGCGTGAACACAGCCCCTGGCTACTCGTGTTATTGCAGCAACGGTTACTACTACTATGCACAGCGGCTGGAATGCGTTG ATAATGACGAGTGCGCCGACGAGGAGCCGGCTTGTGAGGGCGGCCGCTGCGTCAACACCGTGGGCTCTTATCACTGCACGTGCGAGCCCCCACTTGTGCTGGACGGCTCTCGACGCCGCTGCGTCTCCAACGAGAGCCAGAGCCTCG ATGACAATCTGGGAGTGTGTTGGCAGGAAGTGGGAGCTGACCTTGTGTGCAGTCGCCCTCGGCTGGACCGTCAGGCCACCTACACGGAGTGCTGCTGCCTCTATGGCGAGGCCTGGGGCATGGACTGTGCCCTCTGCCCTGCCCAGGACTCAG ATGACTTTGAAGCCCTGTGCAATGTGCTACGCCCCCCTGCATATGGCCCACCACGGCCAGGTGGCTTTGGACTCCCCTATGAGTATGGCCCAGACTTAGGTTCGCCTTACCAGGGCCTCCCGTATGGGCCTGAATTGTACCCGCCACCCGTGCTACCCTATGACCCTTACCCACCGCCACCTGGGCCCTTCGCCCGCCGGGAGGCCCCTTATGGGGCGCCACCCTTCGACATGCCCGACTTTGAGGATGACGGTGGCCCTTATCGCGAATCTGAGGCTCCTGCCCCACCTGGCCTGGGCACCCGCTGGCCTTATCGGTCCCGCGATACCCGTGGCTCCTTCCCAGAGCCTGAGGAATCACCTGAACGTGGGGGCTATGCTG GCGCCCTGGCTGAGCCCTATGAGGAGCTGGAGGCGGAGGAGTGCGGGATCCTGGACGGCTGCGCCCACGGCCGCTGCGTGCGCGTCCCTGAAGGCTTCACCTGCAACTGCTTTGATGGCTACCGCCTGGACATGACCCGCATGGCCTGCGTCG ACATCAACGAGTGTGACGAGGCTGAGGCGGCCTCGCCGCTCTGCGTCAACGCGCGCTGCGTCAACACTGATGGCGCCTTCCGCTGTGTCTGCCGCCCGGGATTCGCACCCACGCACCAGCCGCACCACTGCGCGCCCGCTCGGCCCCGGGCCTGA